CCATGCCCGCTGTCACTGTGTCGGTGGCAACATCAATCGATGTGAACGCGCCGGATGCGGACACTGTGAACAGCTTGCTGCCATCGGGGCTCACCTCGACGAAGTGCGGGCTGGGGACCTCGATCTTCGACGGCGTCCCGAAAGTTGGCATCGGCGCGGTGACGGTTGGTGCAGCGATGGACGGTGCAGCGACTGTGGCAACGGCGTCGGGGTTTAGCGGATTGGCCTGGGCGGGCAGCCCTGAAGCCATGAGTGTAAAGGCCGCTACGAACGCCACAAAAACGGCACGCGCACGGAAAGCAGGCGTCCGTAACATCATGAATCCCCCCGGTTTCATGCGCCACTGACTTGAGTCCGGCGCTTGGATCAAAGGCTAGTCACCATCAAATGGAAAAACCAGATCTTAGTGTTCGTATGTGTGGTTTTGCCGAAACAGCAACAGGCGTTGCCTAAGCAGGCAGCTCACGGCACGCTTGGGTTATGGCTGAACACACTCACGACGGCGGCACTCACCGCGCCTCAGGCAGCGCGCACCAGGACACCCACCAGCGCGGCGACCAGCAAGGACACTTGAACTTGCACGAAGATGCCGACAACGCCGTGGATATGTGGGACGGGATGTACCGCGAGCGCCCGAAGATCTGGAGCGGGAACCCTAATCCACAATTGGTCGCCGAAGCCGCCGGTCTCCGCGCTGGAACCGCCCTGGACCTTGGCTGCGGCGAGGGTGCAGACGCTATCTGGCTCGCCGTGCAGGGCTGGACGGTCACCGGAATGGATGTGTCCGCCGTCGCGCTTGAACGTGCGGCTGCCCATGCAGCGGAATCCGGCTACGCCCACCGGATCACCTGGCAGCAGCAGGACCTTGCCGAATGGAAGCCGGAGCCCGTCTTCGACCTCGTTTCCGCACAGTTCCTCCACTCCCCTCTCCTGCCGTGGCGTGACTCCGCGGCATCAGCAGCAGCGGCGGTGGCCCCGGGCGGCACGTTGCTGGTGGTCGGCCATCACCCCCATGGACTCGCTCCATGGGGCCACCACCACGAGACGGGCATGTTCTTCACGCCGGAACAGTTGGCTGGCGCGCTCCGCCTGGACCGCGAGCCGTGGTTCGTCAACGTTCTGACTTCGCGGGAACGCACCATCACGGGTCCGGACGGCGAGACGGCCACGATCTTGGACACTGTACTCAGGGCGACGAAGCATCTCTGACGCGGCTTCTCTAACACGGCTTCTCTGACACGGCTTCTCTAGCGCGGCCGCTACGGCGGGCAACGGCACCCAGGCGGCCTCGCCGTCGTCGTTAACCTCCGCAACCAACCAAGCCCCAGGCAACCAGTCAGGCTGTTTCCGGCAGCAGTTCCCCATAGGGCGCCACCACTGTCCCCGTGGCCGTCGAGTCCGGGTTCAGCATCCAGCCAACCCGTTTGGCCGTATTTAACATGACCACGCTCTCAACGAGTTCGATGCCCGGGATGCGCTGCTGGATGGCAAGTTCCATTTCCATGACCTCCGCCAGCGAGCGCAGCCACATGATCATGGTGAAGTTGGTGCGGCCGGTGGTGGATGCGGAGAACCTGACATTCCTGACAGAACGCAGTTCCGTTGCTGCGGCTTCGTGCTGGCCGGCGGGAACGTTCGCGAACCATTGGACGGTAATGGGATAACCGGAAAATTTCTGGGCGATCTCGCAGCGGAAGGAGAGCATCCTGCTGCTTAGCACCCGCCCCAACTGGCGTTGCACGGTAGCAGGATGCCGCCCCAAGGCCCGGGCGATCTCAGCGGCAGAAGCGCGGCCATCGCGTGCGAGGAACGGGATGAGCGCCAGATGACTCTCGGGCAGCGGCACGACGATGGCGTCCGGAGCGGATGGGTTGGCCGATTCGGGCCCCGCCATCGCCCGGAGCGCCTGCTGTTCCCCTTTGGTGAGCACATTCAGCCGCCACGCATAGCCGCTGGTGTGGATGCGGGTACACAGCGACGTGTGGTACTTCGTAAGCCCCCGGACTTCCTTGAGTCTTGGCAGCAGGCTGGTGCTGAACTGATCGAGGTCCTGGGTGATGACCGTGAGCGTGAGGTCGCGGTTACTGGCCGCTTCTTCCACAGTGATGACTTCGGCGAGTTCTGCCAGGGCTGCCGTGACCTGCGGCCGGAGATCCATTTCGCAGTCGATGTCCACCATGGCAAGGCACATGTTCTTCGGATCGCCCATGAGATGCGCCGTAGTCCAGGCCGCACCGGCAGCCTTCAGCCGGTCCCACCGCGCGGCCAAGGTTGTGGCGTGGACGCCCAGGACTTCGCCGGCGTCGGACCAGCTGATGCGGGGCGAAATCTGCAGGGCATTGATGAGGCGCAAATCCTCTTCACTGAGTTCCATGAGTTCATTCTCGCAAACGATGCATGAATCCTGCGTTCTTGAGAGATTCATGCATTTTTATAGATGTTTTCGAGATTGTGAGTCAAGTCACCACAGAATTGCAATAAGGACCTGTAGCCGAGCACACCAGGAGAACACATGACCATCGCGGCCGACGCCAAGGAACTGCAGAACGACATTGTCCGCCTCCGCCACGACCTCCATCGCGAACCGGAGATCGGCCTGCAGCTCCCCCGCACGCAGGAAAAGGTGCTGAAGGCGCTGGATGGACTCCCGTACGAGATCACCCTGGGCAAGGACACGACGTCGGTCACCGCAGTCCTCCGCGGTGGCGCGGCTTACGCGTCGGCGGAGAAGCCCGTGGTGTTGTTGCGCGCAGACATGGACGGCCTTCCAGTCCAGGAGACCACCGGAGTTGACTACACCTCCAGGATCGATGGCGCCATGCACGCCTGCGGTCACGACCTCCACACGTCCATGCTCGCCGGAGCCGCCACCCTGCTGGCTGAGCGTCGCGATCAGCTGGCCGGCGACGTCGTCCTCATGTTCCAGCCCGGCGAAGAAGGCTACGACGGCGCGAGCTACATGATCAACGAAGGCGTCCTGGACGCTGCCGGTCGCCGCGCTGACACGGCCTACGCAATGCATGTGTTTTCCTCGCTGGAACCGCACGGCCAGTTCGTCACCAAGAACGGTGTGATGCTCAGTTCCTCGGACGGGCTCGTGGTGACCGTGCTTGGCGCAGGCGGTCACGGCTCGGCACCCCATTCGGCCAAGGACCCCGTGACCGCTGCCGCAGAAATGGTCACGGCCCTCCAGGTCATGGTGACCCGCCAGTTCAACATGTTCGACCCCGTTGTCCTCACCGTCGGCGTGCTCCACGCCGGAACCAAGCGGAACGTGATCCCGGAGACCGCCCGTATCGAAGCCACCATCAGGACCTTCTCCGAAGCGTCACGGCAGAAGATGATGGATGTAGTACCCAAGCTGCTCCAAGGCATCGCTGCAGCCCACGGCCTGGAGGTTGATGTGGACTACCAACAGGAATACCCCCTCACTATCAACGATGAGGACGAGACGAACACCGCGGAAAAGGTCATCGCCGGCATGTTCGGCGAGTCCCGGCTGACGCGGATGGCTACTCCCTTGAGTGGTTCCGAGGACTTCTCCCGTGTGCTGGCCGAAGTCCCGGGAACCTTCGTCGGGCTCAGTGCCGCTGCCCCCGGCACCGACCACGCGACGTCGCCCTTCAACCACTCGCCTTACGCGACGTTCGACGACGGCGTCCTCACCGACGGCGCCGCCCTGTACGCCGAACTCGCCGTATCCCGCATCGCCGCCCTCGCCGCCGCCAACTAACTCCCTGCCCTATCCCACCTTGGAGAAACACATGACCGCCACCGTTGGAACGTCCACCGAAGTCAAGGTCCACAAATCCCACCTGCGCACGCTCGTGGGAACCGGCATCGGCAACGCCGTTGAATGGTACGACTGGGCTATCTACGCTACGTTCTCGCCGTTCATCGCGAGTGCCTTGTTCAGCCAGGCCGACCCCACATCAGCTGTGCTGTCCACTTTGGCGATCTTCGCCGTCGGGTTTGTTGCCCGGCCGTTCGGCGGTTTCGTATTCGGCTGGATCGGCGACCGCATCGGCCGCAAGACGTCCATGACGGTAGCGGTTGCCCTCGGCGCTCTCGGCAGCCTCCTCATCGGCATCGCTCCGACGTTCCAGGCTGTGGGCGCGTTCGCATCTGTGATGCTCCTGCTTGCCAGGCTCATCCAGGGCCTTGCCCACGGTGGTGAGCTGCCGTCGTCGCAAACGTACCTGTCCGAGATGGCACCCAAGGAAAAGCGCGGCTTCTGGGCGACGCTCATCTACACGTCCGGCACCGCCGGCATTCTCGCAGGAACCCTGCTTGGCGCGATTCTCACCGCTGTCCTGTCCAAGGACGACATGAGCGCCTGGGGTTGGCGTATTCCGTTCCTCATCGGTGGGGCGCTGGGCATCTACGCCCTGTTCATGCGGGCCAAAATGAAGGAAACCCATGCCTTCGAGGCCGAGACACCCAAGGAAAAGCGCTTGCCGATGTGGCCGCAGATCGTGAAGTACCGCAAGCAGGCACTGCAGGTCATCGGCCTCACGGTTGGCCTCACGGTGGTCTACTACATCTGGGGCGTCGTGGCACCGAGCTATGCAGCCACCACGTTGAAGATGGACCGCGGCGCGGCACTCTGGGCCGGCGTGATCGCCAATGTCGTATTCATCGCCGCACTCCCGTTCTGGGGCAAGCTGTCCGACCGTATTGGCCGCAAGCCTGTGCTGATAGGTTCGTCCATCGGTGCCATGCTCATGCACTTCCCCATGACGTGGCTGCTCAAGGATTCGCCGTGGCAGCTGACCGTGTCCATGTCCGTGATGCTGTTCTTCATCGCTGGCAGCGCGTCCATTGTCCCGGCCGTCTACGCCGAGCTGTTCCCGACGCACATCCGCACCGTTGGCGTCGGTGTCCCGTACTCCATCTGCGTCGCTGCCTTCGGTGGCACGGCTCCGTACCTCCAGACCTGGCTCGCCAGCATTGGCCAGGGTTACCTGTTCAACGTGTACGCAGTGATCCTGCTGGTGATCGGCATCGCGTTCGCCTTCTCGATCCCCGAGACCAAGGGCAAGGACCTGACGCACTAGCTTCTCCCAGCTTCCCAACTAGGGGACAGCACACGTCGCTATGAGCCCTCATTACGACATGTGCTGTCCCCTAGTTGGTTAGACGAACTTGTTGCGGCCTGCCCGATAGCCGAAGAAGGCAGCCAGCGCTCCGACCACAAGGAACAGGATTCCCGCCGCCGCGAATCCGCCCGTGGCTTGGTGCAGTTGTCCCACGAGCAGCGTTCCCACCGATCCCACTCCGTAGCCAACACCCTGCATCATCCCGGACAGGTGCGCAGCGGTATGGGCATCGCGTGTGCGGACCATGATCATGGTGAGGGCAACCGCGGTGAGCGATCCCTGGCCGAGGCCCAGCAGTCCGGTCCAGATCCAGATCAGCCCAGTGGGACCGAAGATGCTGAGGGCGAAGCCGCCGCCGGTCATCAGGGCCACTACGGTGTTGATGACCCGCTGGTCACTGAACCGCGTGGCCAAGGCAGGGGCGAAGAGTGAACCGAGCATCTGCAGGACGATCGACACCGAAACAATCAATCCCGCGGTTCCGCCATCAACGCCGCGGTCCCTCAAGATCGGCGCCAGCCAAGCGAACACGCTGAACGACATCATGGCCTGCAGCACCATGAACAAAGTCACCTGCCACGCCACCGCGGACCTCCACACGTTGACTCCGCCGCTCACAGCGTGGTGCCGTACGGGGTGCTGGCGGACGGCCAGCGGAAGGAAGAGCAAAAGCACGACGGCGGCAGGCAGCGCCCAGGACCACAGCGCCGAAGTCCACTGGCCGGTTGCCGCAAAAACCGGATACGTGAAGCCTGCACCAAGGGCTGCGGAGGCGCAGATCGCCGTGGTGTACAGGCCACCCATAAGCCCAAGCCGGTGCGGGAAATCCCTTTTAACCACGCCCGGCAGGAGTACGTTGCAGAGCGCGATCGCCGCTCCGCAAGCTGCAGTTCCTACGAGAAGCGTGGGCAGGTGGCCCACTCCCGGGACGTCCACGGGCCGTAGAAGCAATCCTGCTGTAAGGACAGCCATTGCTCCCAGCAGCACCCGTTCTGCACCGAAACGGCGAGCCAGGATCGGGGCGAGAGGTGCGAAGACACCCAGCAACGTCACGGGCACGGTAGTCAGGACCACCACCGCCCAGCCCGGCAGGCCGGCGTCGGACGTTATTTCCGGAAGGACAGCTGAGAAGCTCGAGAAGACTGTCCGCAGGTTCAAACCGATCAGCACCAAGCAGATGCCCAGGTAGACGAGTCCCCTCTTGGAGCGCAGCTGCGTAGGGGGTGCCGGCGGGACGTCGTCGATCTCGGCGTCAACTGCGATTTCGGGGAGGACTGGTTTCTCTGCGTAGCCGGGAGTCTTCGAGGAGGTCACACGTCCTATTCTGTCAGCCGTGTCCGATCTGCTGCCTATGGGCGTGAGGTGACCGGGGTTGAAGGCCGGCAAGATTGTCCACATACGCCGGATTAGCTTTGTTTCTTTGGTACTCGGCACGGCATCGGTGGCGCTGGCTCGACGACCCACGCCAACCGGGCGGCACACCAAGGCGTGGTTCACAGGAATTGCCGGGCTGGGCGTTCTCGGGCTGGACGTTGCAATTGTTGCTGCCTGGATTTCTACCACGCACCGCATCATGATCCTGTTTTGACGCCGGAGCACGGATCCAGCCTCGTCTGAGCCAGCCAGCTGCCCCGACCGAACCGAAGTATTCTGGAAACGATGAGTGAAACCCCAGATTCCCCCCGACCAGTCACACCCGGTAGCCAGGCTTCCTTCGGAACCTACGGTGGCCGGCCGGTCAGCTTCGTGCGCCGCGGTACCCGTTTGCAGGGACGCAGGCAGGCCGCGTGGGAGGAGCACGCCGAGCGCTGGGCCGTCCAGGTTCCGCGCCACGTCGCCAACACGTCGGTGCACCCCGATTACACGTTCGACGCCGAGGCCGTGTTTGGGCGCAAAGCTCCCCTGATCGTCGAGATCGGCTCGGGTCTGGGTGATGCAGTGGTCCATGCTGCCGAACAGAATCCGGACAAGGACTTTTTGGCCGTGGAGGTTTACACGCCCGGGTTGGCCAACACCATCATCAAGATCAACAGCCGTGGCCTGACCAACGTCCGGGTGGTGGAAGCCAATGCTCCCGAGGTTTTGGAGTCGATGCTTCCCGCTGGTTCAGTCAGCGAGCTCTGGGTGTTCTTCCCCGATCCCTGGCACAAAGCACGGCATCACAAGCGCCGCCTCATCCAGCCGGCTTTCGCTTCCGTGGCTGCCAAGGCATTGGAGAAGGGTGGTTACTGGCGCATTGCCACCGACTGGTCCAACTACGCCGTACACGTCCGCGATGTCCTGGCAGACTCGACGGAATTCGAGAACATGCACGAAGGCGAGCGCAGTGGTGAGGAGAGCCCGCTGACGCAAGTGTGGAAGTCCGGCGTCGAGTCCGTTGTTGGAGGGGCGCCCGTGCGGGAAGGCCGGGCACCTGTCAGCACGGAGCACACGGGCCCGAACGAGGGCGTGGACGAGGAAGGCGGCTGGGCTCCCCGGTTCGAGGGCCGTATCCGCACGAGCTTTGAGAACAAAGCCCACGAGGCCGGGCGCATGATCTTCGACCTCACGTATCGCAAGATCTAGCCAACGTACTTTGGGGGAAATATGAGCTATCAGCCATCGATTGACCACTACCAGCAGCCTCAACGGTCCAGGACACCCGGGTTGGGTGCGGGCATCACGAGCATCGTCGCGGCAGTGCTTTCGCCCGTCGCCGCAGTGGTCAGCATTCCCTTGGGCGTGGCAGCTGTCGCTTCGGCGATGAGCCGCTACAACCCGGGCAACGACGTCTGGTGGTTCAGTGCGCTTATTCTGGCAGTGATTGCGGTGGTTCTTGCCGTTGTGTCCGTCGTCAGTGGGCTCATCGCCGTATTTCGGGCTGGGCGCATGAACGCCGGACGCATTACAGGGATCATCGGACTGGCGATCATGGCTCTCAACGTTTTTGGTGTTGCCTTCATGGTGCTCCTGGTGCTTGGTTCAGGGCAGGGGTCCTGAATGCCACAGGTCCGCGCCGAGCGGTTCATCCGTTTGGATCCCGAAACAGCTTTCGCACTCTCGCAGACCACTGGTGAATTCAGGCTCAGATGGGATCCGTTCATTTCGGCCCAAAGCTTCGTGGACGGAGCCAAGGCAGCAGGCAAGGGCGTGCGTACACGAACCGTGTCCCGCATGGGACTGAAAATGGTCAGCGAGTACGTCTCCTACACCCCGCCCCGAAATGTAGGGATGACCATGGTGTCCGGGCCTTGGTTCTTCGGGAACTTCGGCGGTGGCTGGCGGTTCACCCCCGACGACGGCGGCACCCGGGCAGTCTGGAAGTACACCTTTTCCTGCCGCCCGGCCTGGCTGAAGCCCATGGCAGAGAGAATCGGAAGCTGGTTGTTGGGCCGCGAAATTGAACGCCGGATCGAAGCATTTGCACGCGCCTGCGAAGACCCCGCACTTGTAGCCGAGTTGCGGGCGAATCTACGGTACTGAAATCTACGGCACCGAAATTGAGGCCACTGTCTTTTCGGCTTCATCCCGGAGCTCAACACCGGCTATGCCGCCAAGCTGCACGGGCGTAGCCCCAGTGATCTTGATGCGACCACTCGGCGTTGCTGTCCAACCGCAGGTGCGCTCTTCCGCTCCATCCCGGCCCTTCACCCACAGGTAAAGCGTTCCTTCAAGCGGCATGCTCCTGCCTTCAACCTCAAGCTCCGTGCCCCAGGCCTTCTTCACCATGCCTACTGTCAGCTGCAGCCCCGTTTCGGACTGTACCGAGTAACTGGCATCCGGTTTTGGTGGCTGGTTCAGCAGCGGACCCGCAAGGAAACCAAGTGCCAGGCACGCAGCGGCGACTGCCCCCACGAAAGCCACCCACCGCCGTCGTGATTTTCTCCTACGTGCCGAAAGATCAATCAGGATTTTCTGCGGCAGAGCTTCCCGGCCCGGTTCCAAGGGTGAGAGCGCGCCAGCGGTACCCGTGAGGGTGAGTGCGATGGCGTCGGAGGCAGGAACGGCGTCCAGCAGCGCGGGGAGGCTTTCCAACTGCTCGAGTTCGCGCCGGCACTGGGCACATCCAGCGAGGTGCTCTTCAAAGGTGCGGGCTTCCTCGGGGTCCAACCCGCCCAGCAGGTATGCGCCCAGCAATTGGTGGACGGAGTTGCCGTTCATCGTTCCACCCCCATTTCATCAAGGATTGTTCGGAGGGCTTTCACAGCATAGAAAGCCCGGGATTTCACGGTGCCGGCAGGGATGTTCAGCTGCAGTGCTGCCTCGCTGACGGTGAACCGCTGGTAGTGCAGGGCCACAAGGACCTCGCGGTGTTCGTGACTGAGCCGCAGGAGCGCCTCTTCCATGAGGACGCGGTTCAGGAGTTCATCAACGCGTTCGGTCGCAACATGGTCTGGAAGGTCGTGCTCGCCTGCCTCGACAGGGCGCCTCTGGGCCTTCCGGTAGTTGTCGATGATGACGTTGCGGGCCGTCCGGAAAAGGTAGCTGCGGAGGCTGCCCGTGATCTGCGGGGCATGCTGCCAGACCTTGAGGATGGTTTCCTGCACGACGTCGTCGGCCAGGTGCGTGTCCGAAGTGCAACTGAGCACAAAGCGCTTCAAGGCGGTGCCGTGATCGCGGTAGATTGCCGCCACCACGTCCTCGTCCAACGGCATAGCCACCTCCTTCGCACAGTGTCCTGCTGCCCTACCCTCATACGACGCCGCGCGCGGGAAAAAGGTTCAGCTACTTGAACCATTCTTCCCCCGCTGGCGTCGTAGGGGTTAGCGCCGACCCATCCCGGCCGGCCCCGTCAAAGGAGCTAAAGATGAGAAATAGACTCAGCGTTGGAATCGGCGCAGTGGTTTTCGCCGTGGCTCTTGCCGGTTGCGCGGGAAGCCCGGGGACGAGCACTACGTCCTCTGCCGCTCCAACCACCGCCACGTCCTCGACGGCGCCCACCACCGTGTCGCCTACCTCCAGTCCCGCCACCGCGGGTGCAGAAATGAAGGTTGCGTCATCCAGCGCAGGGCAGATCGTGGTGGACAGCAAGGGCATGAGCCTGTACTTCTTCACCAAGGACGTCAAGGACTCAGGAACCAGCGCCTGCACCGGCGCCTGCCTGACGGCTTGGCCGGTATTCACGACGACGTCGGATAAGCCAGCCGTTGAAGGCGTCAGTGGCACCGTGGGAACCATAGCTACCCCTGACGGGAAGAAGCAGGTCACCCTCAATGGCATGCCGCTGTACTACTACGCCAAGGACAAAGCACCGGGCGATGTCACCGGCCAAGGCGTCCAAAGTGTCTGGTACCTGGTCAGCCCGAGTGGGGAGATGATCAAGGGGGCTGCGTCGGGTTACTGAGGTTCTTGGTTCCGCCGCCGAGTTCGCGGGAACCCTTCCGTATAGCCGGAACCTTCCCTGCGAGCGCGCAGGTTTCCAGCGAACTCACGCCCGGCACCATCACCTGAACGCCCGAAGTATGCGCTCCTTAAAGGCGCGCTCTTGAAAGAGGTCCTGCCATTCGACACGAATAAACCGCCAGCCCTCCTCAACAAGTGCCTTCTCCCGTCGCCGCTCCTGGAAGATGACCTCATCCGTAGGTTTGTAGTCGAAGTATTTGGTTCGTCCGTCGAACTCCAAGGCCAGCTTTTCCTCGTCCCATGCGAAATCCATGCGATGGCGCCCTAAGCGGGACTGAACTTCGAATTGTGGCTGTGGTGGCTTAATCCGCAGCCTTTGCAGCAACTCACGGGTCAGCGTTTCGCCCGCAGACTCGGAGCGGGTATCCGCGTTGTCCAAGGCCTTGCGCAGCGTACGAATTCCCCGCCTTCCGGCAGACGCCGCAGCCATGTTTGAAAGTGTGCTGATGTCGGCCCCCAGTCTCAGCCCATGATCCATGATCACCAGCGCTTTGGGATAACTAAGCATCCTGGCACAGTCGGAAATGGTTCGCTCAAGGCTCGTCGCACGCAGCCCTTGAACCTCCACGACGTCGTCCTCACGGTAGCTTTCTGTATGTCCTCGAACATCCTTGCCCCAACGATCGGATGAGGGCCTGACCGGGTGGAGAACATGAACCTTGTCATCAACACCCCATACGAAGAGACCATGGAGTCGTGCCGCCGAAAGATGGCTGTAGACGAAGCCACGCGTTGACGTTGTCAGGGTTCCATGAGCGTGCGCCACAATCCGTGCCTTGGCTTGTCCTCTCGCACCCAGGGCGTTCCACCTGCTCGCCCTGACATAACAGCCGTACCTCAAACGACGCACCTCACCGGAGTCCACCAGCGCCTTGATGCCTCGACTGTTGAGACCAAGGCGGAGCAACTCGTCGGTTCGCCACATGTTCCCGCGCTCGGGTAGTGAACGGGCTTTCAGGACGGCGGTTTCAGTAGGTGTTGGATCCATCGATTCAGCATGGCGAGCTCACATGGGATCGCAGAAGCACCGTGGCACGTTATGTGGATAACGGAGCGCCGATACCGCTGAAACGGTGCGAGAACGCGGAAGGTTTGCCTGCGTGGCCGCAGTGTTCCAGCGAAGTTCGCCCACAGTACACGACGCGCTCGGGCTACCATCGGGTCATGGGTCAGATCCCCGGGCTACGCCGATTTCATGCTGCGGGACGTCGTGGGAACGCGCCAGGATCGCCGGAACGCTACGGCGATCCCGCAGCGTTCCGGCGATCTCGGCGAGGCGAGGCGAGGCGAGGTGAGGTTTACGCGTCCGTGAGCTCCTCGGACTCCTCGAACTCCACGGCAGCGATGATTTCCTTCGTCTCCGGGTGGATCATGAAGGCTTCCTCGTCGTCCTCCACCATGATGTAGTCGCCGTGGTCGGTGGCGAAGTGCCAGGCGAGGGTCTTCACGCCGTCGTGCTCGTAGTTGGGGTCCCCCATGGTGATCTTCTGGAGCGCGTAGCCGGCGACGTCGCACAGTTCCCGGATGATGACCTCGAACTCGGGCGCGTTGGCGAGGGCTTCTTCGTCTGCTTCAGCCTGGCGCTCGGCAAGGTCTGGAATCAGGGCAACTCGCCCGGCAATGTGTGCTTCCAACTCCCCGTCGGAAAGAACCAACAACCCGGACTGGTTCCGGAGGTAAGCGGCGTTGAGTTCGATGATGTCTTCCTCTTCCAGCAATGCCTCGAATTCGCCGTCCAGCTCATCCAGCACAACAACAGCCGCGAGAGGGGTTTCGGACTCGTCCAGGTCGCCGTCGAGGTAGGCCTCGGCCTCGCCCTCGCTCAACTCATCAAAGGCTGCAGCTGTACGGTTGAACAGGTCCAGGTGCCGTGTGGCACCCATGCCTTCCAAACCGGCCCGCACATAGGCGTCCAGCTCTTCACGCTCGGGAGCGGTGAACACGTACTGCGCGAATCCACCGGCCAATGCCTGGGTCAGGTAGAAGTCAACAAAGTAGCTGTTGAGCGCAGCGGGCGCGATTTCGTCGCTGTTGAGGAGCTCCTGGTACATCTGGTTCACGACGTTGACGTTGGAATCCACTACGTCTGCATTGCCGGCTTCGAAGCTGGTCTTGTTCAGGACGACGGGGTACTCGTTGGTAGTCATGGGAAATCCTCACTGCTGAAAGCTGTTGGTGCTCCGGACCCTTTCAACGTACGCGTGGGAGCAGCGCCGCAATCGAGGTAGAGGTTAACAGCGGGCGAAGTTTGGGAGCCGTTTTCTGCTGACTAAGATTGAGCAGATAACCTCCTGCCGAAAGTAGCCCGACGCATGCCGTCCCACACAGACGAAACCTGGGAACTGGCCATACAGACTCCTGCCATTAACGACCGCTCCTTGGCGGCCGGGTTGGCCTATGCCATGGGCAGCCGCGTGAGCGGAATTTCTTTCGATTCGGCCACCGGCCTCTTGCTTGGCAAGGTCCGCGGCACCGGTCCGCAACCGTATTCGACGTCGGCAAAGCTGGTTCGCAAGCCCAGTGGCTGGAGCTGCACAGTAGGTATTTGCAGCTGCCCTGTCCGCAAGGATTGCAAGCATGTGGCCGCGTTGCTTTTCACGGCTGAGGACCACCCGACCATCCGCGCCCAGCTGTTGTCGCAAGCACCCGGAATCCAGACCTCGCGCCTTGGTTCCTCCGAGCAGGGCGGTTCCGCCCGGCCGGCATGGGAGCAAGCCCTCAACAGGCTGATCGCGAAGCCAGGCACTGCGCCCAGCACTGCCGGAATTCCGTTGGCCCTGCAGTTCGAGGTTGAGGAACCGGCCGCCCACTTCTCCTACACAGGCCGCCGCGACCCCATGCGCAGCGTCCGGCAACTCAAGGCCCGCCCCGTCATGATGGGAGCCAAGGGCAAATGGATCCGCGGCGACGTCTCCTGGAACAACCTCAGCTACGTCAGTTTCCGCCGCGAATTCAACGAGGCACACGTCGAGTGGCTTCAGACTTTCCTGGCTGCGCACGGCTCAAGTAATGGGCGCCAGCAACCGTCCGGCGCCATGTGGTTGAGCCTGAACGATTTTGCCGCCAAGAACCTTTGGGCGCTTCTCGCCGACGCCTCAAAAGCCGGCATTCCGCTGATTCACGCCGCTGGTAGTGAGCCTGTCCACGTCGAGACCCAACCCGCCGTCGTCGGGCTTAGTTTGGCGCGCCTTGAAGCGCCCGGCGCCAAGGACCACAAGCAAACGCCCGACGGCGGCCTGCAGCTTGCGCCGTC
This window of the Arthrobacter sp. StoSoilB5 genome carries:
- a CDS encoding SRPBCC family protein translates to MPQVRAERFIRLDPETAFALSQTTGEFRLRWDPFISAQSFVDGAKAAGKGVRTRTVSRMGLKMVSEYVSYTPPRNVGMTMVSGPWFFGNFGGGWRFTPDDGGTRAVWKYTFSCRPAWLKPMAERIGSWLLGREIERRIEAFARACEDPALVAELRANLRY
- a CDS encoding zf-HC2 domain-containing protein, with the protein product MNGNSVHQLLGAYLLGGLDPEEARTFEEHLAGCAQCRRELEQLESLPALLDAVPASDAIALTLTGTAGALSPLEPGREALPQKILIDLSARRRKSRRRWVAFVGAVAAACLALGFLAGPLLNQPPKPDASYSVQSETGLQLTVGMVKKAWGTELEVEGRSMPLEGTLYLWVKGRDGAEERTCGWTATPSGRIKITGATPVQLGGIAGVELRDEAEKTVASISVP
- a CDS encoding sigma-70 family RNA polymerase sigma factor; translation: MPLDEDVVAAIYRDHGTALKRFVLSCTSDTHLADDVVQETILKVWQHAPQITGSLRSYLFRTARNVIIDNYRKAQRRPVEAGEHDLPDHVATERVDELLNRVLMEEALLRLSHEHREVLVALHYQRFTVSEAALQLNIPAGTVKSRAFYAVKALRTILDEMGVER
- the trmB gene encoding tRNA (guanosine(46)-N7)-methyltransferase TrmB, with translation MSETPDSPRPVTPGSQASFGTYGGRPVSFVRRGTRLQGRRQAAWEEHAERWAVQVPRHVANTSVHPDYTFDAEAVFGRKAPLIVEIGSGLGDAVVHAAEQNPDKDFLAVEVYTPGLANTIIKINSRGLTNVRVVEANAPEVLESMLPAGSVSELWVFFPDPWHKARHHKRRLIQPAFASVAAKALEKGGYWRIATDWSNYAVHVRDVLADSTEFENMHEGERSGEESPLTQVWKSGVESVVGGAPVREGRAPVSTEHTGPNEGVDEEGGWAPRFEGRIRTSFENKAHEAGRMIFDLTYRKI